From the genome of Gemmatimonadota bacterium:
ATCGTCCGCACGTTTTCGGTGACCCCTTCCCCCTCCCGCCCGTTCCCCCGCGTCACCCCCCGCGACAGCACTCCACGCTCGTAGACCAGTTCGATCGAGACGCCGTCCAGCTTCGGCTCGAGGAGGTATTCGACGGCTCCCCCCTCCACCCCCTTTCGCACCCTCTCGTCGAAGCGGCGGAGCTCGGCCGGATCGTTCGTCGAGTCGAGAGAGAGCATCGGGACGACATGTTCTATGGCCGGGAGATCGTCCCGCGGCTCGCCTCCCACGCGCAGCGTCGGGGAATCTGGAGTGACGAGGTCGGGAAACGCCGCCTCGACCTCCTTGAGGCGCTGGAAGAGGCGGTCAAACAAGGAATCCGAAATCTCGGGGGCGTCTTCCACGTGGTAGAGGCGATCGTGCCGGCGGATCTCGGCGCGGAGCGCCTCGGCCTCCGAGGAAGCCTTTCCCCGGCCGAGTTCGGCCACGGGGACTTCGAGATCGTAGGTGGGCTGCGCCATAACCCCTATCTTCGGTGCCATGCCGCGGCCGCGGTAGGGGAGGCGGTCGAAGGATTTTGATGGCCGGTACGTAATCAGCATCAGTGTGACCCTCGTGTGGTGCTTCTCCAGAAAAGAAGGAGAGTCATTGCAGCCAGAAGTAGAACGCGAGTTGGTGCACAGATGCCGGGCGGGAGACACCCGATTCTACGAACCCCTGGTCCGGGCCTATGAACCTCAGGGACTCCGGCTCGCCCTCGGGATGATGGGAAACGCGGACGATGCGCGCGACGCACTCCAGGAAGCCTTCGTGAAAACGTATCAATCCCTCGACCGCTTCGATTCGGGGCGGGCATTCGGCCCCTGGTTTTTCCAGATTCTCCGGAACCAGTGCCGCGACATGCTCCGGAGCCGGCGCGCCCGGTTCCGGATGGAGGTCGTGGAGGACGGGCTTCTCGAGTTTCGGCCGGATACGGGGCCCGGAAGCGCCGCTCGGCACCAGGCGCGCTCCGATGCGCGGCGCGTCCTCTGGACGGCGCTCGAACAGCTTCCGGAGGATCAGCGGGAAGTCCTCGTATTGAAGGAGCTCCAGGGACTCCGCTATCAGGAGATCGCGTCGGTCCTCGAGGTCCCCGAAGGCACGGTGGCGAGCCGGCTCTTTCACGCGCGCAAAGCGCTGAAGGAAACCTTAGACGAGATGGGGGTGAGGTACCCGTGACTCATGAACCGATCGGCACCGGAGCGGTGCCGGAAAACGGAACGACGGACACGGATGTCCCGCACGAAACGCTCATGCGTTACCTCGACGGGGAGCTCCCTCCGGAAGAGCGGAAAAACGTGGACGCGGCGCTCGCCGCTTCGACGGAGCTCCGGCGGGAGCTCGCCCTCTACCACACTCTCCACGAAGACCTTTCGGGAATCTCATTCGACCGGAGGGAGCTCCGCGATTCGATCTGGTCGCGGGTCAACCGCCGGCTCGCGCGGCCGATTGGGTGGATCCTGCTCGGGGCGGGCGCTCTCGCATGGGCCGTTCACGTCGTTTACGTCTATTTTACCTCCACCGTTTCCTCCCTGGAGAAAGTCGCTACGAGCGCCGTGGTCATTGGCGTCCTCACCCTTCTCGCGACCGTGATCCACGATCGTTACCGCGAGTACCTGACGGATCCCTACCGGCACGTGGAGCGCTGAGCCCCGATGATCCTGACGACGACGAGCGAGATCCCCGGCCTCAAGGTCGTGCGCACCTATGGAATGGTGCGAGGAAGCACGATCCGCGCCCGGCACCTGGGGAAGGACATCCTCGCGGTCCTCCGAAACCTCGTGGGGGGCGAGATCCACGAGTACACGAGCATGCTTGCCGAAGCCCGCGAGCAGGCCGTCGACCGGATGATCGAAGACGCCAAGATGCTCGGCGCCAATGCGGTGATCTGCGTCCGCTTCCAGACTTCGCAGGTCGTCTCCGGGGCCGCCGAGCTCCTCTGCTATGGGACCGCCGTGACGTTGGAGCCCCACGAGGACTAGGCGTGTCGAATTCCCGAACCGCCCGACTTCGCTTGCGGATCCGGGACCTCATCCCGGGCGCGGCGCTTCTGGCTCTCGCGGGGTGCGGTGCCGCGGGGAGCGGCTCCGGCCTCGCCCCGGAACCGGCCGGACCTCCCTCCCTCGCCGAGCGGGTGGACGCTCTGCTGGCCGAACCTCCTTTCAACGGGATGCATTGGGGAATCCTCGTCGGGGATGCGGCCTCCGGCGCGACGCTCTACGCCAGGAATCCGGGAGTGCACTTCATTCCCGCTTCGAACATGAAGCTTCCGGCGACGGCCGCCGCGCTCGGGCTCCTCGGGCCGGACTACCGTTGGGACACGGCCTTCTACGCCACCGATGCCACCGAGGAGGGGGTGCTCGGGGGCGATCTCGTCCTCGTCGGGTCGGGCGATCCGACTCTTGGTGCGCCCTTTTACGACCCTCCGGAAGCAGCGCTCACCGCCCTCGTGGATTCCCTCCGCGCCGCCGGGGTCCTCCGGATCGAGGGAGGGCTCGTGCTCGACGCCTCGGCCTGGGACTCCGCCACCGCACCCGGCACCTGGATGCTCGAGGATGTCGCCGGGATGGCCGGCGCGACGGGCGGGGTCTTCGCGGTGCGGCAAGGGGCCCTCGAGATCTGGATTCGCGGGGCCTCCATCGTCGGAGAACCCGCGACCCTCTCGTGGCAGCCGTGGGGAGGCCGGGCTTTCGTCGAGGGTCGGATCGAGACGACGCCGCCGGGAACCTTTCCCTCCGTGGACAGAGCGTTCCTTCCGGAGTCCCGGCGGTGGGTCGTGACGGGGTCCGTTCCCACCGGCGACTCGCTCCGCGTGTTGGTGCCCCAGAGGGACCCGGTGCGCCTCGCCTGGGACGCGCTCCAGCGCGCCCTGGAAGAGGGGGGTGTGGAGGTCGGAGGGGAGTCGCGGATCGTTTGGGAGGCGGGCGCCCTCCTGGAGGCCGGGTGCCGGTCGGCGACGATTCCGTCCTGTCCAGCGGCGCGCCGGGTCGCGGGAATCCGGTCTCCCCCTCTGCGCGAGGTGGCGAGGCTCATCCTTTCCGAGAGCCACAACTGGTCGGCCGAACAGCTTCTCCGCACGCTCGGCGCGGAGCACGGGGGTGAGGGGAGCTGGCGGGCCGGGCTCGAGGCGGCGGTCGCCTACCTGGAAGAGGAGGTCGGGGTCTCGCCGCTCGACCTCGACGTGCGGGACGGATCCGGGCTCACGGCGAACGGCCTCCTCACCCCCCGCGCGGTCGTTCGAATCCTCGACTTCGCTCGGGAGCAAAGTTGGGGGGCCCAATTCCGCGCCTCGCTGGCTCAGCCGGACGTCGAGGACTCCACGCTGGAGTCGCGCCTTCCGGGGATGGAGGGAAGGGTCTTCGCGAAGACGGGGACCATCCGCCATGTGAATTCCCTCTCCGGATACGTCGTAACGGCGGGGGGGCGTGAGCTGGTCTTCAGCATCCTCACGAACGGCTCGAATCTTCCGTCCAGCGAGGTCAGGGGCCGGATCGACCGCCTTGTGCGGGAGATCGCGGAGCCCTGACTTGGCACGACCGAACGGTCAGCTCGCCCCGGCCGGGGACTCCCGTCCGGCCTCTCCGACCGCCTCGAGCCCGGCCACCCGCCCCAGCTCGAGGAATTCGCCCACCCGCTCGAAATCGAAGCCCCCGTACCCGTCCAGCTTCGGGCGGATGTAGAGGAGGGGAGGCCCTTCCCAGCCCGCGACACCCTCGCGCCGCCGCCGGCCCGCCATCAGCGAAAAGACGCGCTCGTGTACGGCGATCATCCCTCCGCCGACGACCTTCTCGGAGTCCACCCGCTCACCCGCGCCGACATCCACGGCCACGATCCCCGTGGCGCCGAGCTCCGCCGCCCGCGTGATGGGGAGCGCATCCGCCACGCCGCCGTCCAGATACACCCCGCCCACCAGGCGAACGGGAGGGTAAAAGACGGGAAGCGCCGTCGAGGCATAGACGGCGTCGAGGAGGGAGACGTCGGTTCGGGCGCCGATCCCGAACCACTCCATCCGGCCGGTGCCGAGCTCGACGGCGTTCGTCTGAAATCGCGTGACAAGCGACTTCCACCCCCCCCGCGGGAGGACCTTCGCCAGGTAGTCGCGCAGTGGTTCACCGTGGTAGAGGGACGATGCGCGGATCCCGTTCAGCCAGAGCGCGCGCCGTTGGAGGCGCGCAATGTCCCCACGCTCGAGCGACCGGGCTTCGACCTCCATCTCTTTGAGGGGCCTCCCGGCGGCAATATTCGCCCCCACGAGCGCGCCAATGCTCGTGCCGAGAATTCCTTCGGGAACGAAGCCGCGCTCCTGGAGAGCGCGCCAGACGCCCAGGTGTGCGAGCCCCTTGAGCCCCCCGCCTCCCAACACCAGCCAGGGCCTTTCGCCGAGGTGCACCCCCCCGATCTCGAGCCCCGTTTCCCGGTTCCCCCGTCCAAATCGCCAGAATCCCAACGTCCGGAGCCACCCCTTTCGAAACCCGTGAAAGCCTGCGATTCTTCATAATCTAGGCCCAAAATCGCCTTGACGCCTCTGGGACTTGCGCCTAGCTTTCGATAATCAGAATCATTCTCGATAAGCTTCCCTTCGACGCCTTCCACGCAGGCGAATGGATGACCGACCCCTCCACTCTCACGATCCGCGACCTCCGCGCCAAAGTCGCCGACGAGGACTTCGAGATCCTTCACGGTGTGGACCTCGAGCTCGGAGAGGGCGAGATCCACGCGATCATGGGCCCGAACGGCTCGGGGAAAAGCACGCTCGCGAAGGTCCTTGCAGGCCATCCCGGGTATGAGGTCACGGGCGGCGAGGTCCGCTTCCGGGGCGAGGACCTTCTCGAGCTCGAGCCGGATGCGCGCTCCCGCAAAGGGATCTTCCTCGCCTTTCAGTATCCGGTCGAGATCCCCGGGGTTTCGATCGCGAACTTTCTCAGGACCGCGCTTCAGGCGCATCTGGCGGAAGGGGAAGAGGTGGACCTCTTCGAGTTCCAGGACGAGCTCCTGGCTCGGATGGAGCTTCTCGAGATGCCCCCCTCCTTCGCGGAGCGGGCGGTCAACGACGGCTTCTCCGGAGGAGAAAAAAAGAGGAACGAGATCCTTCAGATGGCGATGCTTCGCCCCGTTCTCGCCCTCATGGACGAGACCGACTCGGGACTCGATATCGACGCCTTGCAGATCGTCGCGAAGGGGGTGCGGAAGCTGCACGAGGAGAGTCCGGAGATGACGGTTCTGATCATCACGCACTACCAGAGGCTCCTCGATTACATCCGGCCGGACCATGTGCACGTGATGGTCGGGGGCCGGATCGTGCGCTCGGGCGGGCCGGAGCTGGCCGAGGAACTGGAAGCGAAGGGGTACGAGGAGTTCCGGGCGCCCGCGACGGCCTGAGGGGCCGCGCGCTCGAAAAAGGGGAGGCATCCATGCCACAGAACGAAATCGTCCAGGACTTGGGGCTCGATCAGTACAAGTACCATTTCATCACCGAAGACGAGCCCGTCTTCCGGTCCGGGCGTGGGCT
Proteins encoded in this window:
- a CDS encoding RNA polymerase sigma factor, with translation MQPEVERELVHRCRAGDTRFYEPLVRAYEPQGLRLALGMMGNADDARDALQEAFVKTYQSLDRFDSGRAFGPWFFQILRNQCRDMLRSRRARFRMEVVEDGLLEFRPDTGPGSAARHQARSDARRVLWTALEQLPEDQREVLVLKELQGLRYQEIASVLEVPEGTVASRLFHARKALKETLDEMGVRYP
- the dacB gene encoding D-alanyl-D-alanine carboxypeptidase/D-alanyl-D-alanine-endopeptidase, encoding MSNSRTARLRLRIRDLIPGAALLALAGCGAAGSGSGLAPEPAGPPSLAERVDALLAEPPFNGMHWGILVGDAASGATLYARNPGVHFIPASNMKLPATAAALGLLGPDYRWDTAFYATDATEEGVLGGDLVLVGSGDPTLGAPFYDPPEAALTALVDSLRAAGVLRIEGGLVLDASAWDSATAPGTWMLEDVAGMAGATGGVFAVRQGALEIWIRGASIVGEPATLSWQPWGGRAFVEGRIETTPPGTFPSVDRAFLPESRRWVVTGSVPTGDSLRVLVPQRDPVRLAWDALQRALEEGGVEVGGESRIVWEAGALLEAGCRSATIPSCPAARRVAGIRSPPLREVARLILSESHNWSAEQLLRTLGAEHGGEGSWRAGLEAAVAYLEEEVGVSPLDLDVRDGSGLTANGLLTPRAVVRILDFAREQSWGAQFRASLAQPDVEDSTLESRLPGMEGRVFAKTGTIRHVNSLSGYVVTAGGRELVFSILTNGSNLPSSEVRGRIDRLVREIAEP
- a CDS encoding patatin-like phospholipase family protein, which produces MGFWRFGRGNRETGLEIGGVHLGERPWLVLGGGGLKGLAHLGVWRALQERGFVPEGILGTSIGALVGANIAAGRPLKEMEVEARSLERGDIARLQRRALWLNGIRASSLYHGEPLRDYLAKVLPRGGWKSLVTRFQTNAVELGTGRMEWFGIGARTDVSLLDAVYASTALPVFYPPVRLVGGVYLDGGVADALPITRAAELGATGIVAVDVGAGERVDSEKVVGGGMIAVHERVFSLMAGRRRREGVAGWEGPPLLYIRPKLDGYGGFDFERVGEFLELGRVAGLEAVGEAGRESPAGAS
- a CDS encoding zf-HC2 domain-containing protein, which encodes MTHEPIGTGAVPENGTTDTDVPHETLMRYLDGELPPEERKNVDAALAASTELRRELALYHTLHEDLSGISFDRRELRDSIWSRVNRRLARPIGWILLGAGALAWAVHVVYVYFTSTVSSLEKVATSAVVIGVLTLLATVIHDRYREYLTDPYRHVER
- a CDS encoding YbjQ family protein codes for the protein MILTTTSEIPGLKVVRTYGMVRGSTIRARHLGKDILAVLRNLVGGEIHEYTSMLAEAREQAVDRMIEDAKMLGANAVICVRFQTSQVVSGAAELLCYGTAVTLEPHED
- the sufC gene encoding Fe-S cluster assembly ATPase SufC translates to MTDPSTLTIRDLRAKVADEDFEILHGVDLELGEGEIHAIMGPNGSGKSTLAKVLAGHPGYEVTGGEVRFRGEDLLELEPDARSRKGIFLAFQYPVEIPGVSIANFLRTALQAHLAEGEEVDLFEFQDELLARMELLEMPPSFAERAVNDGFSGGEKKRNEILQMAMLRPVLALMDETDSGLDIDALQIVAKGVRKLHEESPEMTVLIITHYQRLLDYIRPDHVHVMVGGRIVRSGGPELAEELEAKGYEEFRAPATA